The genomic stretch GCTCGTGCCCTCGAGCGGCAACAGCCCGAGCCGGCCGAGACGACGGAGGAGCTGCTCCCTCTCCTTCTCCGCCTGCTTGTCCTTCTGCCGGACGCGCGCCTGCAGTTCCCTTGCTCGCTGACGGAATCGCCGCAGAACGTACTGGGATCGCCAGAGTTCCTTCTTGTTCTTCAGCCCATATTTCTTCAGGAGCTCGTTCTCCGCCTTGATGCGCTCGGCCTCCCACGGATGAGAAGGTCGCTCGTACTTCGCACGCGAGAACTTCGGGTCGCCCAACGACTCACACCTTGGCCGGTTCCTTCGTCTCTGCCTTCTTTTCTTCTTTCTTCTCTTCCTTCTTCCCGCCTTCCTCGGCTTTCTTCGCCTTGGCGGCTTCGAGGGCGGCCTTCTTCGTCACGCCGACCGTCAGGCCCGTGCGGCCGTTCGATCGGGTGCGCTGTCCGCGGACCTTCTGCCCGGTCTCGTGGCCGACGCCCC from Thermoplasmata archaeon encodes the following:
- the rpsM gene encoding 30S ribosomal protein S13, with protein sequence EAFPHWMVNRPKDWESGLDLHAFGADVEIHRRDDINRMKMIRSYRGVGHETGQKVRGQRTRSNGRTGLTVGVTKKAALEAAKAKKAEEGGKKEEKKEEKKAETKEPAKV